A genomic region of Cydia strobilella chromosome 12, ilCydStro3.1, whole genome shotgun sequence contains the following coding sequences:
- the LOC134745907 gene encoding tyrosine-protein phosphatase non-receptor type 4, which produces MSNRLDEMIESVSRRAFSSSSGTYNVRALELQRERKLNILNVTVQFLDDTQHSFQIEKKAKGSALFEQVFQHIELIEKDYFGLQFTENGAAPSATNTEITRWLDPSKSVKKQVGGNAQFWLAVRFYPPEPSRLAEEFTRYLLCLQLRKLLLDGRMNAPKNTLLLLASFTVQAELGDYNVSEHPPDYLSEHRLVPKQSAEDERRIRELHKLHSGQAPSDAEANFLEHAKRLDCYGVESHPAKDYNGKDIFIGVTSIGIVVFQNNIRVNTFSWSKIVKISFKRKQFFIQLKREPSESYDTVLGFNMRSGRAAKALWRCSVERHGFFRLRAPRRRPLLGALGALAGITAPTVPRTETQALEDARRSRSSNRTFVRRSSSRTRSRSPGKLSLGAPAAPPRPAGARVTGHGEPPPRPAWTAPEPDHEDEGGFLERSLALRVPLSYADDSDTASEVADQTVRVRLSAGADGRFGFNVRGGGGAPVLVSRVAPRSHPQLQEGDQVISINNTDVDDLTHEQVVQIIRNTRGVLTLVLKQNAVYEPEETGPEEPAVCFVPLCSGQLEGDAIEQSMLLLGDGLASGAALKQYETLLRRIVEEPCAASRHVNNVNKNRYRDIAPYDSTRVIMKNCSTGDYINASYINMEIPSSDLVLTYIATQGPLPSTVGDFWQMVWESESSLVVMLTVLAERGRTKCHQYWPKVGNTPLKATNTLTVQTNSEQNLGYYVRREMTIKETSGATRNITQLQYTAWPDHGVPEDAAAFINFTRLCSRLRNHRAVIPTVIEELDGEAERVLDPPMIVHCSAGVGRTGALILAETAIELLQRRQPFYPLELTRAMRAQRPMCIQNAGQYKFVCESILSAYNQGLITESSESGST; this is translated from the exons ATGAGTAATCGATTAGATGAGATGATCGAAAGCGTTTCGCGGCGTGCCTTCAGTAGTTCCAGTGGCACTTACAATGTCCGAGCGTTGGAGCTTCAGAGAGAGCGAAAACTCAACATATTAAATGTTACCGTGCAGTTCTTGGACGACACCCAACACTCTTTTCAAATTGAG AAAAAAGCAAAAGGCAGTGCACTGTTTGAGCAAGTATTTCAACACATAGAACTAATTGAGAAGGACTATTTTGGACTACAGTTTACGGAGAATGGTGCAGCACCTAGCGCTACTAACACAGAAATTacg CGCTGGTTAGACCCAAGCAAGTCAGTTAAGAAGCAAGTCGGAGGCAACGCGCAGTTCTGGCTAGCGGTCAGGTTCTACCCCCCAGAACCTTCTAGACTGGCCGAGGAGTTCACCCGATACCTGCTCTGTCTGCAACTGAGGAAGCTACTGCTGGATGGAAGGATGAATGCTCCTAAGAATACTTTGCTGTTACTTGCTTCATTCACAGTGCAAG CGGAACTCGGCGATTACAATGTATCAGAGCATCCGCCGGACTATCTGTCCGAACACAGATTAGTGCCTAAACAGTCCGCCGAAGACGAGAGAAGGATCCGTGAACTACATAAGTTACATAGTGGGCAGGCCCCTTCTGACGCTGAAGCGAATTTTTTGGAGCATGCGAAAAGGTTGGATTGTTATGGTGTCGAATCTCATCCTGCTAAG gATTACAACGGAAAGGACATATTTATTGGCGTCACCTCAATAGGTATAGTTGTCTTCCAAAACAATATTCGAGTGAACACATTCTCTTGGAGTAAAATCGTCAAGATTTCCTTCAAGAGGAAACAGTTTTTTATTCAACTTAAGCGGGAACCT TCCGAATCATACGACACAGTCCTCGGTTTTAACATGCGTTCGGGGCGCGCAGCTAAAGCCCTCTGGCGGTGCAGCGTAGAACGCCACGGCTTCTTCCGCCTCCGGGCCCCGCGGAGAAGGCCCCTTTTGGGAGCCCTCGGGGCCCTGGCCGGTATCACGGCCCCCACTGTGCCTAGAACCGAGACGCAAGCGCTCGAAGACGCTAGAAGGTCGCGCTCGAGTAATAGAACTTTTGTCAG ACGAAGCAGCTCCCGCACTCGGTCGCGGTCCCCGGGCAAGCTGTCGCTCGGGGCTCCGGCGgcgccgccgcgccccgccGGCGCGCGCGTCACGGGCCACGGCGAGCCCCCGCCCCGGCCCGCGTGGACGGCGCCCGAGCCTGACCACGA AGACGAAGGAGGCTTTCTCGAACGTTCCCTCGCCCTCAGAGTACCTCTCTCCTACGCCGACGATTCAGATACAGCATCAGAAGTTGCTGATCAAACGGTCCGGGTTCGACTCTCGGCCGGAGCTGACGGAAGATTCGGGTTCAATGTGAGGGGCGGGGGCGGAGCTCCTGTGCTAGTGTCCAGGGTGGCTCCGAGAAGCCATCCGCAGCTGCAAGAAGGGGACCAG GTTATATCAATAAATAACACAGACGTGGACGACCTAACCCATGAGCAAGTTGTACAAATAATCAGAAACACACGCGGCGTACTAACGCTCGTTCTCAAACAAAACG cCGTATACGAACCTGAAGAAACCGGCCCCGAAGAACCAGCAGTATGCTTCGTCCCTCTCTGCTCCGGGCAACTAGAGGGAGACGCGATAGAACAGTCCATGCTCTTGTTAGGAGATGGCCTAGCCAGCGGTGCCGCATTGAAACAATATGAGACTTTACTGAGGAGGATAGTCGAAGAGCCGTGTGCGGCGTCGAGACATGTCAATAACGTTAATAAGAACAGATATAGGGATATTGCCCCTT ACGATTCTACGCGTGTTATAATGAAGAATTGTTCAACGGGTGACTACATTAATGCGTCGTACATTAATATGGAAATACCCAGCTCTGATCTCGTTCTGACATACATTGCTACACAag GTCCCTTACCATCAACCGTGGGCGACTTCTGGCAAATGGTGTGGGAGTCGGAAAGCAGTCTCGTAGTGATGTTGACCGTTTTGGCAGAGAGAGGACGGACCAAATGCCACCAATATTGGCCCAAG gTCGGCAACACCCCGCTTAAAGCGACCAACACACTTACTGTCCAGACGAATAGCGAGCAGAACTTGGGATATTATGTAAGAAGAGAGATGACTATAAAG GAGACAAGCGGGGCGACTAGGAACATAACCCAACTCCAATACACGGCATGGCCCGACCACGGCGTGCCAGAAGACGCCGCTGCCTTCataaactttactcggttatgtTCGCGGCTGAGGAACCATCGTGCCG TGATACCAACCGTGATAGAAGAACTGGATGGCGAAGCGGAACGCGTCCTAGACCCGCCGATGATCGTGCACTGCTCGGCCGGCGTGGGGCGCACCGGCGCGCTCATCCTGGCCGAGACCGCCATCGAGCTGCTGCAGCGGAGGCAGCCCTTCTACCCGCTGGAGTTAACCAGGGCCATGCGCGCTCAGCGGCCCATGTGCATACAGAACGCG GGCCAGTACAAGTTCGTATGCGAAAGCATACTATCGGCGTACAACCAAGGCCTCATCACCGAGTCCTCAGAAAGCGGTTCCACCTGA